From the genome of Medicago truncatula cultivar Jemalong A17 chromosome 2, MtrunA17r5.0-ANR, whole genome shotgun sequence:
AGTAACTTGCTTGACGTCCAATAGGCTCAACGGTATATTCTGCTATTTTTGCAACAACAGAAGTTAAAATTTccattgattttcttttcttctcgtCTTCCTTGTGACTTGAGTCAAAATCTGAAAGTAAAAGATGTTGTTTATAGTTGAgggcaaaagaaaaaaagggcaACATTTGAAAATGTGAGAAGACTAACACGCTACtcttatttttgaccaaaaacTCTAATTATTAAATAGAGCATATGCTTTggttagaataaaaaaaaatagacaaaataaaatccaaaaataaaggTAGATTGTGCAAATtgaatttcataacaattatgtataaccaatcaaaattaaagaactttttttttaataaaaggattaaatatattttttatctctataAAAAGAtcgattttagtttttgtgtccCCAGAAAAATTATTTCCATCCCTTCATGTTTTAAAAGTATTGTTTTTATCCTatgtaaaatgaattaaaagtaTTGTTTTTATCCTATGTTAAATGAAATGtgctaatttttgttttggttcttgcataattattttcctttgttttaCACCGAACTCATGATTTCAAGTCCTAggcatttatttttatgtttgataAATACAATATAAAACATTTTAGTGTTCAACAAAATGTTTTCTGGTAGTCATGTGCTAACATTTTACCACCAAAAGTATTGGTTTAGACGACTACAGTCTACATGATTTTCCATAGACACAAAAATTAACGAATGTTGCATAATGATCgatattaaaaattacaaatttatattatagGGATGAAATTaagcaaatgaaaataatttagagtGACCTAAAGCAAGATTCAATCATTTCAGAGgaaatcaaaacataattaatcCTAAACCAAATTCTAATTAATAGCTTCAGTTAAGTATATTACATTTTACCATAGCATGAAGCTCTTACCTGCTAGATTATGAATCAATGGAACAACTGGTGCTATTGATGTGCAGAGTAAATGATCTgcaaagaacaacaacaacaacaacaaaatattaaaacaaacttCAATCACAAATTGCAAAATTTTACTCTTTATTAGTGaaggaaaacaaataaatgTGTACCTACTACTCTCTATTAGTTGAAGAAACTCCAATATTTGAAATGAACAGAGAATATATATAAGATAACTTTCGTTCactatttttgggtttttttttttttttgtttttgcaataGGAATGGGAAAGTAGcaaaaaagtgaaagaaaaattaataaaacagaAATAGTAAGAGATTAATTCAAGAATGAAAAGTGAAAGACAATGAGCAAAGGTATTTTTTGTTTCAGCTCAAGCTCAAGAGCAATAAACTGAGAGATGGGTTTCAGTTTCAGGTATTGAGGAACTATTGTTAATATGTTTGGATTTTGACTTGACCTCAATGAGTGGCTGTTATCGTCTGCAATTGCATGTACTAAGTACTAACccttttgaagaagaaaaaaaatacacattttcaaataaaattaagggttaagggttagttaagtttttagtccttataaatatatcgaATATCGTTTTTAGtcctcataaaaaaatttacagtttttggttcctataaaatttttgaacatgtaattttagtccctgttaaattaaaatttgtttaattatgtttaaaacttttaatttttaatgatattttacatacttttttaaaatattataaagcaTTCCTCTACAATAGGTtagttcaaaattttatttttaggtccaaatttttgttagttttatcttgaatttttgacgttttaaaaaaaattatatttaattcattgcatgttaaaaatttctaattttttataaaagagattattgtAATGTTCTTAactgttaaaaatataaaattttaagtataattaaacaaattttaatttaacagggaccaccacatacttttagtccttgtaaaattaaaatttgcttaattgtgtttaaatttttaaatttttaacatatttttcacatacttattTAGAACGTTTTCCTCCTCAAAAAagtagctcaaaattttattaccacgttcaaattttcattaatataatcttgaaaatttgtcttttagaaaaattcatatttaattcattacatgttaaaaaaaaattaaaagattttataaaagagtgtcttacgatgttaagAACATGTctataaaaaatcttttaaaaatttagaagtttaagcataactaaacaaattttaatttaacaggaaCTAAAACTATGTGttaaaaaattttatagggacaaaaactatcaaatttttttatgagagtaaaaacaaaattcggtatatttataggaactaaaaacttaattaatccctaaaattaataaattaatttagacAGTGAGAATATCTGCTTCCTAATAAATACACATTttcgtcctcgtgagcttagttcggttgataaggacaatacataatatatgcaagataaGGTATGAGGTTCGAACTCAgataccaaaaaaaatacacaattttcaaataaaatttataaactaATTTAAACACAGTCCAACAATTATAGGATAACACAGTCCACACGCTGCCTTCTcaattgtttatatattttaattttaaaataaataaataaaaatcacaactttgctcaaaaagaaaaaatcacaaCTATCGGTTCTCATATccacatttaaataaataaatattatctaTCAAGCTTTTTCGAGTTTTTAATTTAAGAGTTAATAGTTTTTTCCTCCGATAAATAAATATGTCGTTTCCGGTTTAACTTTACAAAAATTTTAGTTTGGAataatttcttttcaaattcactTTTGGCTTTTCAATAAGCGGTTCCAATTCCATAATAAAACAGAAGTGTTATTACAGTCGACCATACAAAAGATACCGTTGCAAGAGCCAACAATTTAAAGTTCATCAAAATTGTTGGAAGGATACATGAGCTTGGTGATACGTCGGTGGTTACGTGGTCATTGAAAACAGAGTGGAGTGGGCAAGACGTGAGCATGTAGCCTTAGAACATAGAGTAACTTACTCTATGTAGGTGCTGCATGTAGGGTGGGAATTGGAATAGGCCAGTCTGCCCATCAGGAGTTTATGGTTCAGCCTACTAAAAACCCGATTCAGCCTAGTTCgtttaataaataagttaagcttgaactttttaaaaagtctattaatttaattaggcCGGATTTAGGCTTATAAAAAAGCCTATCAGGCCGGCTCGTATATaagtatattacatttttccacatctattatatatatatatatatatatatatatatatatagacaaattctatggtacatccaatatatttgagtgtacttGTACACCCACTCTTTGAATGAATGGTTAAATGAgttgatttttgaagaaaaatattattttttatcatttatatttataataactaaatcttattcatcaaaagtgtcaacgaaataaaattaatttttttttgaatttttagcaCTCATAATTGTgaacattaattatattttagatGTGAAAGGTTTGTGATGTAAtataaagaatgaaaaatagagagaaaattaaatattgaataagtatttaaaaataaagggtgtttaaatatcattgttgtttttattcaaaatagaagaagattataaaatttatttgagtattatttttCTCACCCTATGGCCTTTTCCCTCAccctataaatttttctaaaatgCCCTTGTGTAGTTCGAAATTTCATAATCCGAATTCATGAAACAGTTTCCGGATTTCATAATCCagacaattcttatgtataatctgctatcagactctctcacatttcagcagttttgagttttgcttttaaaaacaacaaaaaaactaagtaaaaaaatactaaaaacatgtcaaataaaatcataaaaatatcaccaaaaaattctaaaaatcaaataaaactaaagcaaattttttcggatttttctgagattatgaaaaattaaaaaaaaaattaaaatgggtctaaacgatgaaattttggattttgaggggcggagtcccgtaagaagtcTCTTCTACAGGAGTCATgatccttgaattttttctgattttatgggaaagtttcggagcaatccgatcaaaTAGCCtgaaaatctaattttttactAAGAACAGGTAACAATAACCCAAAACAGAAGAATGAGAGtaaggtggcatttagggtgggtgagGGAAAGAGTTTCCCATGATGGAAAAGGCTGATTTTTGAGGACAGCTGGAGGTTGTCACCTGTTGagtccaaacaaaaaaaaactctagctttcatattttaatattgtCTATCCTTTTACTGATTCACCACCCCTTTTTCATGACTGCATAAACTATTTCactaacaatttatttttaatatacacCATCTTATTTTGTATCAGAATTCTTTTCTAACTCAGACATAAAACTGTAAGTTTGGTGAAGTTCTTCATAGGAAAACCCAGCAAAGCCAAAAAACCAAATACTCTCCTACTATTGTTTAAGGAAAGATTCTTTGAAAacatcaatttttctttcacttGCTGAGAGAATTTTGACAATGGCTGTTCGAGAATTTACTTCAAATTTGTTCAACCACACCCATCAGATCTAGAACAGCTATTGTTTTTAGTCAAAGAAATGTAAAGTTTTTCACAATATGTATGATTTACCCACTTAATATGTACAGTTAAAAAAGTTTATGGTTCTATTGATGTGGTGATTTTTTACATCTGTAcattttcttgttgttgttttttagaTCTGAACTTTTAGTAAGAAAAATTGGTGGAGATGATGAAGATTTCATTGTAGAACACATGAAgatgaataattaatttttaattaaaattatgttaaattaAGTTGACATATCTCAATAAcctgggtttttttttttgggggacAAATcttagaaagaagaagaaaaattacaaGGGTGATGGTGAGCGGTCAAAACACAGTAAAGGAAGAAGAGGAAGCATGTTTTCTGTGTGAATACAATATTcatttgatatttaaataaataaaaagggtaATTTAATTAGTTAAGGCAATTAAATTTTCTCACCAAAAAAGTAATTGAATTTAATTAGTCAGAGAAtgatttcctttttcaaaagaatAATACCGTACCAAAAATGTGAACAACAGGTTGCCAGTGTTTAATCTTACCcgttgaatattttattattatatcagtGGTTCAAATTTAACTTTCCCATAATGGGAAAATACTCTCCTTTCCTAGGCTAAATGCCACCTGAGAGTAatgaagattaatattgtccttaaaatgactatccattttacaaacatatttaGAATTTGTGTTAATACTGTTCGGTTTATATAATATGAACTGTTTTTCCCTTGAAAAGGGGTGTTTATGGGTGTTTGGGTTATGTAATCCGAAAAAATCATATAACACaccctattttttgaagttttcggattataaaatccataactcattttttcacactataacaaaagaaaacatgaaTTCGGATTATGAAATTCGGAAACTTTAAgaacatttttaaagaaaaaaaatagagagtgcgaaaattccaaaaaataatactcaatctattttatatatttaattatctaaCTCACAAAAACCATAGTCTAGAAAAGAAAACCACTAACAGAGTAACATCAGATTTCAGCCCCTGGTATTTTCCCATTCTTTGGGCATTTCATTAACTTTAGCATCTAAAAGCTTCCTATATATAACAACCTGCTTCACTCTTCTTCATCAACCAACCAAAACACAAGAATCAATTTCCTTTGTCATCTAAAAAGCAAGCAAAAGACTTCAAGAATCAATATTAATCAAGATGAGTTCAACAAGTAGAGCATGGGTAGCAGCAGGCAGTGTTGCAGTTGTTGAAGCATTGAAAGATCAAGGAATATGCAGATGGAATCATACACTAAAATCAGTTCAAAATCATGTTAAAAACAATGTCAGATCATTTTCTCAAGCAAAGAAGCTTTCATCCTCTTCCTCTTCTGCTATGGTTTCTAATTCTTCTAAGAGACAAAGAGAGAAGACAAAGCAATCAGAGGAATCTTTGAGGAAAGTCATGTACTTGAGTTGTTGGGGTCCCAATTAATTCTTTGATCTTTCTTCACGTATTGTGCAATATTATTGAAAGATATTGATGTAAATTATGATGAATTAATGAAGATATTGTTGGGGTCCCAATGCTTTGTATTatccatgttattttttttatcttgaattaGTAACGAAAAACAAGTCAACTCAATGAACaacaaagtaaataaatttgaGATGAAAGAAGGAAATTTACTATAAAAAATCTTTTTGGAAATAAGAAGTTTACTAAAGTTTTTGTCTGttcaatttaataatttaattgatattttcATTTAAGAAGGTAAGTTCATAAAattctaaaaagtaaaatatttctaccaaaaaaaaaagtaaaatataaataaatgcttctatttcttcaaataatttaattttaatatgttttaaaaaaattaataaatataatttaaaaactattttattaattttaaatattaaaaatatgacCAATATGGTGATATCAAAGACTTATTAGTTAGATTCACCAAATTGAATGTGGaatagataaaaaaatcataataataataataataattggatGTGAGGGCTTAAATGGATGGGTTTatgaatgagagaaaaataaagtatACTCCACTAATAACCACTCAACAGTGAGTTTATACAATGCCATATATATCACCATTAAACTACTTATATGCAATTTATATGACTATGACAAATACATAAGGTTGTGAAAATATGCTACCAATAATAAGAATGAAagtcattttgtttttcttatatttaaaatGTTTCTCTATAAAATCTAACTCAGTTGACAATACCAAAATTGTTAAGTTAAACACTAtcacttctctcaaaaaaaaaaaaataaacactatcactcaagtttgaatttaaaatttgaatatgaGTTTACAGACCAAACAAACGTTTAAGCGTTAAGCAACTAGCATTGAGATATTTTAATATGTGTATTTTATAAGGATTTCTCTCACACGGTCGCATTTAAAAATAACCCGGACAGGGCCATACAGCTGCTTGAAATTTACACCAAACATTCACAAAATGACACATACAAATGAACAAGATGTAAGTGTGTGTGTGACACTTATGTGATATAGACATGTGGTCCCAAAAATTGAGAATACAATGAACTTGATTCTGACacttttatttatcatttatcatAAGATAACAAAACCATTGGTTTCCACCAAAACAAGTAGCTAGCAACCTCTTCATGCCACTGGTTTTCCCAAAGTTTTGGCCGGTTTCCTCTATTTAGAAACCTTCACACACAATCACTTATCAGTATATAAATAACATCTTCACTCAATTgcacaatcaatcaaaacaaaatcaacctAGAGAACCTTCTTCAATTTCCTAAAAATTACACTATATTCAAgcagaatttttatttattcaatatgagTTCATCAATCAGAAATTGGACAGTTGCAGCTAGTGTTGGAGTTGTGGAAGCCTTGAAAGACCAAGGCTTATGTAGGTGGAATTGTGCTTTAAGATCAGCTCAACATCATGTTAAACATCATTTCAGATCTTCGTCTCAAACAAAGAAGCTTTCTACCTCTAATTCTTATGCTATGGTTTCTAGTAGATTAAAGGAACAAGAAGCAAAGCGATCAGAGGAATCTTTGAGAACAGTCATGTACTTAAGCTGTTGGGGTCCTAACAATTAGAGCTATTTATATTATGACACATATTGATCTATATGTAAATTTTGATAAATAGAAAATGGAAGTGttatgaaaattcaaaatattatgtgTGTTATTTAGCATTATTGTGCTTACTTGCCGTCTAGTGAAAGTTGAAACAATATCATTTTGAAATACAATTTTTCTGCTCGATCAAAACCGAAGCTCAATAGAGGAAGATCTATATAATCATGTTTGCAAGTTCTTGATATTTAAATGTGATTGGAAAGTTTAATATTAGATACGTAAGATATGTgacttttgttaaaaaagaaaaggagagatGTGACTAAAATCAAGTACTCCTCTGATTTGGATGATtatgagaaaaagaagagaaattggAGATTTCATCTCATTGATTGGGAGATTATTTTGATAAGAGAATGCCGTGGATTCCATCCCTTTTTGCTCTCTCTCGTAAATTGAGAAGAAAGAGCATAAAATTAGTAAAGCATCGACTAATATTTCCtcggttttaaaatgaatgtctcTTTAGTAAAAACAAACGATGACAGtctcatatcatatttttagagtatttttatttaaatttttagtctatttttatttatttattatttaattttgaatcactttaaataaattatcattttagaGTTTTTGAATCAAGCGgtgaaatgattaaaattagtggtctattatcattattattggtTATATGAGCAAAGAAGAGCAAAACAAGAGGTAACATAAAGCAATTACTTTAAGAATTCATATTAATGGATGGGCTTATGTTGATCCAAGAGGAGGAAAGAATTAAAAGGGTGATCACGCACAGGAacgaaaattgcttttctcaaATTCAT
Proteins encoded in this window:
- the LOC25487593 gene encoding uncharacterized protein, producing MSSTSRAWVAAGSVAVVEALKDQGICRWNHTLKSVQNHVKNNVRSFSQAKKLSSSSSSAMVSNSSKRQREKTKQSEESLRKVMYLSCWGPN
- the LOC25487594 gene encoding uncharacterized protein; protein product: MSSSIRNWTVAASVGVVEALKDQGLCRWNCALRSAQHHVKHHFRSSSQTKKLSTSNSYAMVSSRLKEQEAKRSEESLRTVMYLSCWGPNN